In one Brassica oleracea var. oleracea cultivar TO1000 chromosome C9, BOL, whole genome shotgun sequence genomic region, the following are encoded:
- the LOC106316624 gene encoding phosphate transporter PHO1 homolog 6-like, producing the protein MKFGKEFSSQMVPEWQQAYVDYKYLKTLIKDINRFKRKTNPQGHEMTTALHRTFSGQKRHGFGGGCGQISRSSTVVDINDGITTAPIHVSSSVTHQYETTFFMTAERGGEYELVFFRRLDDQFNKVEKFYKEKADEVVKEAAALNKQMDALIAFRFKMKEERTAEMTLMASPNAVSPAELAKTSKAQSPTGVIEEGGSSGAGRSDENDNSVEKESYSKTTLKPANDMSKMKDTTRPASMGVLNSVRISYTKGTPSSTIKSVLKVSNEPELILNRYNLRKIEEKLSCAFVEFHRKLWFLKSYSFLNVLALSKILKKYDKVTSRDAAKSYMTMVDNSCLGSSDEVMRLLDHVETTFIKHFTNGNRTKGMNILQPKAKRERHRLTFSTGFLGGCMFSLVVALVAIVRTRNILQDERQELYMNSMFPLYSLFGFIVLHIIMYAANIYFWRRYRVNYSFIFGFKQGTELGYKQILFVGFSIGALALLCVLANLDMETNPKTKDYQALTELLPLCLLITMLIVLILPFNIFYRSSRYFFLNCLSRILAAPLCKVTLPDFFLADQLCSQAQTLRSIHFYICYYGWGDFKQRQNTCRESRVFNTFLFIAAAFPFVSRFLQCMRRVFEERNIEQGYNSFKYFLVVVAVCLGMAYEVDRKKDRQTIWRWSGGVTSAMAVVFCTYWDLVQDWGLLNRTSKNPWLRDELLVPHKEVYFIAMILNVVLRFAWLQTVLDLQFESINTQAVIAFVASLEIIRRGIWNFFRLENEHLNNVGKFRAFTTVSLPFNYEEDQ; encoded by the exons ATGAAGTTCGGAAAAGAATTTTCGTCACAGATGGTGCCTGAGTGGCAGCAGGCTTACGTGGACTACAAGTATCTCAAAACCCTAATCAAAGATATCAACCGCTTCAAACGCAAAACCAATCCTCAAGGCCATGAGATGACAACGGCTCTGCACCGCACATTCAGCGGTCAAAAGAGACATGGCTTTGGCGGCGGTTGCGGTCAGATCAGCCGCTCTTCGACAGTGGTCGACATTAACGACGGAATAACGACGGCGCCGATTCATGTGAGTTCTTCGGTGACTCACCAGTACGAGACGACGTTTTTTATGACGGCGGAGAGAGGAGGAGAGTATGAGTTGGTGTTTTTCCGGCGACTAGACGACCAGTTCAACAAAGTGGAGAAGTTCTATAAAGAGAAAGCTGATGAAGTGGTGAAAGAAGCGGCGGCGCTTAACAAACAGATGGATGCGCTGATCGCGTTTAGGTTTAAGATGAAGGAGGAGCGTACGGCGGAGATGACTCTTATGGCCTCACCTAATGCGGTTTCTCCGGCGGAGCTCGCCAAAACGTCTA AAGCTCAATCTCCCACGGGTGTCATAGAGGAAGGAGGCTCCAGTGGAGCTGGTCGATCCGATGAAAATGACAATAGCGTTGAAAAAGAAAGTTATAGCAAAACAACACTCAAACCGGCCAATGACATGAGCAAGATGAAAGATACGACGAGACCAGCTTCGATGGGAGTTCTAAACTCCGTCAGAATCAGCTACACTAAGGGAACGCCTAGTTCCACCATTAAAAGCGTTCTCAAAGTCTCGAACGAGCCAGAGCTCATATTAAACAGGTATAATCTAAGGAAAATCGAGGAGAAGCTAAGCTGTGCGTTCGTAGAGTTTCATCGGAAACTATGGTTTCTTAAAAGCTATAG CTTTTTGAATGTGTTGGCGCTTTCGAAGATATTGAAGAAGTATGACAAG GTAACTTCGAGGGATGCTGCGAAGTCTTACATGACAATGGTTGATAACTCTTGCCTTGGAAGCTCTGATGAG GTTATGAGACTCCTTGATCATGTTGAAACTACATTCATAAAGCATTTCACAAATGGCAACAGAACAAAAGGAATGAACATCTTGCAACCTAAAGCTAAAAGAGAGAGACACCGACTTACATTTTCCACAG GTTTCTTGGGTGGATGCATGTTTTCCCTCGTTGTGGCTCTTGTCGCTATCGTTCGCACCCGAAACATCTTACAAGATGAACGCCAGGAACTGTACATGAACTCAATGTTTCCTCTTTATAG CTTGTTCGGATTCATCGTGTTGCACATAATTATGTATGCTGCTAATATTTATTTTTGGAGGCGGTATCGAGTAAACTATTCCTTCATATTTGGATTCAAACAAGGAACTGAACTCGGCTACAAACAAATACTATTCGTGGGATTCAGCATTGGTGCGCTTGCGCTTCTTTGTGTCCTTGCCAATCTTGACATGGAGACAAACCCCAAAACTAAAGATTACCAAGCATTAACTGAACTCCTTCCTCTTTGCCTCCTCATT ACTATGCTCATAGTTCTAATCCTACCATTCAACATTTTCTATCGATCAAGTCGCTACTTCTTTCTGAATTGCCTATCTCGCATTCTTGCTGCTCCTCTTTGCAAG GTGACATTACCCGATTTCTTCTTGGCAGATCAATTATGTAGCCAAGCGCAAACTCTTCGAAGCATTCATTTCTACATATGTTACTACGGTTGGGGAGACTTCAAACAAAGGCAAAACACTTGTAGAGAGTCACGAGTCTTCAACACTTTCTTATTCATTGCTGCTGCCTTCCCATTCGTTTCTCGCTTCCTTCAG TGCATGAGGCGAGTGTTTGAAGAGAGAAACATTGAACAAGGGTATAATAGTTTCAAGTACTTTTTAGTAGTAGTTGCTGTTTGCTTAGGGATGGCTTATGAAGTTGATCGAAAGAAAGATCGTCAAACTATCTGGAGATGGTCAGGTGGGGTTACTTCTGCCATGGCTGTGGTTTTCTGTACGTACTGGGACTTGGTTCAAGACTGGGGACTTCTTAACCGAACATCTAAGAATCCGTGGTTACGTGATGAACTCCTAGTACCCCACAAAGAAGTTTACTTCATTGCCATG ATCTTGAACGTGGTGCTGAGATTTGCGTGGCTGCAAACAGTGCTAGATTTACAATTTGAGTCAATTAACACACAGGCGGTGATTGCCTTTGTTGCAAGTCTTGAGATCATTCGTCGTGGGATATGGAATTTCTTCAG GTTGGAGAACGAACATTTAAACAATGTCGGGAAGTTTAGAGCTTTCACGACAGTTTCATTACCATTCAACTACGAGGAAGACCAATAA